The Rhododendron vialii isolate Sample 1 chromosome 8a, ASM3025357v1 genome has a window encoding:
- the LOC131336250 gene encoding uncharacterized protein LOC131336250 — translation MEGEEEDPSNPTQTMEGGGGYEGSGGGAEYGGSGNGGYGACDGGGYGDGGGGSRGGGGGGGGYGSNSQNRNASSFVRVNSAELVGAPFRFPQFCCEGRVNFSGVKSCKGGVNSANGCEFGGVNLGGVNSAKGCEFGGVNSAKGCEFGSKATDQSDFYAFGVVL, via the exons ATGGAAGGCGAAGAAGAAGATCCGTCGAATCCAACCCAAACAATGGAAGGCGGTGGAGGTTACGAAGGCAGTGGTGGTGGCGCCGAGTATGGAGGCAGCGGCAATGGAGGATATGGAGCTTGTGACGGTGGAGGTTACGGCGATGGCGGCGGCGGGAGtcgtggcggcggcggcggcggcggcggataTGGCAGTAATTCACAGAATCGAAATGCTTCCAGTTTTGTCCGAGTTAACTCGGCTGAACTGGTTGGCGCTCCATTCCGATTTCCCCAATTCTGCTG TGAAGGGCGTGTGAATTTTAGTGGTGTGAAATCTTGTaaagggggtgtgaattctgcaaatggATGTGAATTCGGAGGTGTGAATTTGGGGGGTGTAAATTCTGCAAAAGGATGTGAATtcgggggtgtgaattctgcaaagggaTGTGAATTCGGAA GTAAGGCCACCGACCAGTCTGACTTCTATGCGTTCGGTGTAGTCTTGTAG
- the LOC131299038 gene encoding probable L-type lectin-domain containing receptor kinase S.5 produces the protein MKLPTIAAVVLCFTAVTAENLRTFTAMYGPFDSSISDIFHFEGAAGILDNSTLQLTQDFFSMSKSTEFSPEAQPFTFPLPVNQSGRVMLNQSFKLWEQGYNKTSDRIASFNSSFLFNIDPFFGHPMGEGLAFIMAPNTSIPSNSSGQYLGLTNYDTDGHPENQLFAIELDNVKQDFDPDANHVGLNINGIISNVTGSLTPFKIEIASINESSWFYNVWVQYDGVNKFIEVYIAQQAELDGETPSRPSTPILKSNLDLGAVLNQYSYFGFSGSTGFGSQLNGIFRWNLTVDSYPEDVISLEAPQAFAPAPAPAPPLEENHRSSEKTLLIVGVGVPLLVMGAALTGYCNLYKKRSVVHSQSNILLGALKRLPGTPREFQFKDLKKATNNFDKKNKLGQGGFGVVYRGHLKNENLEVAVKRFSRETVKGQDDFLAELTIINRLRHKHLVPLLGWCHKKGELLLVYDYMPNGSLDTHLFTKTLDKKPLSWDLHYQIISGVALALHYLHNEYDQRVVHRDIKPSNIMLDSDFNARLGDFGLARALDKEKTSYTEAGGVVGTLGYIAPECFHTGKATQQSDVYAFGVVLLEIVCGLRLGTMIEEFVFLVDWVWFLHREGRILDAIEERLENEYVAEEAEKMLILALACCQPMASERPRTEGIVQIISGLAPVPYVPPFKPTFIWPSMPSVEDDDISSSAMRPMETRSFRTTHSVLGFTPECISRELCANDKFKTV, from the exons ATGAAGCTCCCTACGATAGCCGCCGTGGTCCTCTGTTTTACGGCAGTCACTGCCGAGAACCTCAGGACTTTCACCGCGATGTACGGGCCATTCGATTCGAGCATTTCTGATATATTCCACTTCGAGGGCGCAGCTGGCATCCTCGACAACTCCACACTCCAATTGACCCAGGACTTTTTCAGCATGTCAAAAAGTACCGAGTTCTCCCCGGAAGCCCAACCATTTACGTTCCCCCTGCCAGTGAATCAAAGCGGACGAGTGATGTTGAACCAATCATTCAAATTGTGGGAACAAGGTTACAACAAAACCTCGGACAGGATTGCCTCGTTCAACTCCTCCTTCCTCTTCAACATCGACCCATTTTTCGGTCATCCCATGGGCGAAGGGCTGGCCTTCATCATGGCCCCGAACACGTCCATTCCGTCAAACAGTTCCGGCCAATATCTGGGCCTGACCAACTACGACACCGACGGCCACCCTGAAAACCAATTGTTCGCCATCGAGCTCGACAACGTCAAGCAGGATTTTGATCCGGATGCTAACCACGTGGGACTTAATATAAACGGCATCATATCTAATGTTACTGGCTCTTTGACCCCATTCAAAATTGAAATCGCTTCAATTAACGAGTCCAGCTGGTTTTACAATGTCTGGGTCCAGTACGATGGGGTCAATAAGTTCATTGAGGTGTACATTGCACAACAAGCCGAGCTTGATGGGGAGACGCCCTCACGACCCAGTACACCTATCTTGAAATCGAATCTTGACTTGGGCGCAGTTTTGAATCAGTACTCATACTTTGGTTTCTCAGGATCGACTGGGTTTGGTTCGCAGTTAAACGGTATCTTTAGGTGGAACTTGACGGTGGACTCCTATCCGGAGGATGTCATCTCTCTGGAGGCTCCTCAGGCTTtcgctcccgctcccgctcccgctccccCTCTGGAGGAAAACCATCGTTCGTCGGAAAAGACTCTCCTTATAGTTGGTGTCGGGGTTCCACTGCTGGTGATGGGGGCCGCACTGACGGGGTATTGTAACCTATACAAGAAGCGATCAGTGGTTCATTCTCAGTCCAACATCTTACTAGGGGCCTTGAAGAGATTGCCAGGAACCCCAAGGGAGTTCCaattcaaggatctgaagaagGCGACCAACAACTTCGACAAGAAGAACAAATTGGGCCAGGGTGGTTTCGGGGTAGTGTACCGAGGCCATCTAAAGAATGAAAATCTGGAGGTTGCCGTCAAGAGGTTTTCCAGGGAAACTGTAAAGGGTCAGGATGACTTCTTGGCAGAGCTTACCATCATCAATCGTCTCCGTCACAAACACCTCGTCCCACTGCTGG GATGGTGTCACAAGAAAGGGGAGCTGCTACTTGTATATGACTACATGCCTAACGGTAGCCTCGACACACACCTATTCACCAAAACACTAGACAAAAAGCCACTAAGCTGGGATTTGCATTACCAGATCATCTCAGGGGTGGCCTTAGCCCTGCACTATCTCCACAACGAGTACGACCAGAGAGTCGTCCACCGGGATATTAAGCCCAGCAATATCATGCTAGACTCCGACTTCAACGCTCGACTTGGGGATTTCGGCCTCGCTCGTGCTCTGGACAAGGAGAAGACCTCGTACACGGAGGCCGGGGGCGTGGTCGGCACACTGGGCTACATTGCACCTGAATGCTTCCACACAGGCAAGGCCACCCAGCAGTCCGATGTCTACGCGTTCGGTGTAGTCTTGTTGGAAATAGTTTGTGGTTTGCGACTTGGAACAATGATCGAGGAGTTTGTCTTCTTGGTTGACTGGGTGTGGTTCTTGCACCGTGAAGGCCGGATATTAGATGCTATAGAAGAGCGGCTTGAAAATGAGTATGTCGCTGAGGAAGCTGAGAAAATGCTGATTTTGGCTTTGGCATGTTGTCAACCGATGGCAAGCGAAAGGCCAAGAACTGAAGGAATTGTTCAAATCATATCCGGTTTAGCTCCGGTGCCTTATGTGCCACCATTCAAACCGACCTTCATATGGCCGTCGATGCCCTCTGTGGAAGACGATGATATCAGCAGCTCGGCCATGCGCCCGATGGAGACAAGGTCCTTTCGGACAACCCATTCGGTATTAGGCTTTACCCCGGAATGCATCAGCCGAGAGCTCTGTGCCAATGACAAATTCAAGACTGTGTAG